One window from the genome of Marinobacter sp. LV10R510-11A encodes:
- a CDS encoding IS30 family transposase, with translation MGYRQLTQAQRYQISAFLRVGWSQRKIAREINCHSSTISRELRRNRSLTEYEPMEASRLSIHRRKGARKSHKRAPSLIDWVAKQIQSEWSPDQIAGFMRRVGSIQVSHQWIYNLIYRDKIAGGDLWRYCRLPYQRRYQRHLAKRAGLGKIPDRVGIECRPKAVDDRLHIGHWEGDTILHGHKNSGAVTLVERRSGYLLAGCVPKLKAHLVTDVIIRELRPIRGAVQTMTLDNGSEFSDHQTFSKALSLTSYFCDPYRSSQRGSNENTNGLLRQYFPKGTDFAKVSRKATRQAVNRLNNRPRKRLDYRTPAEVFWGEYSGGLDTSGAALIT, from the coding sequence ATGGGATACCGACAACTGACCCAGGCACAACGATACCAGATTTCGGCCTTCTTGAGAGTAGGCTGGAGCCAGCGGAAAATAGCCCGGGAGATCAACTGCCACAGCTCGACCATCAGTCGGGAGCTACGTCGTAATCGAAGCCTGACTGAATACGAGCCGATGGAAGCCAGTCGTTTGTCCATACATCGGCGCAAAGGAGCTCGCAAATCTCATAAACGAGCGCCCTCATTGATAGATTGGGTGGCCAAGCAGATTCAGAGTGAATGGAGTCCTGATCAGATAGCCGGTTTTATGAGGCGAGTTGGCAGTATCCAAGTCAGCCATCAGTGGATTTACAATCTGATTTACCGGGACAAAATAGCAGGTGGCGACCTCTGGAGGTATTGTCGCTTGCCTTACCAGAGACGTTATCAGCGCCATCTTGCCAAGCGAGCGGGGTTAGGCAAGATCCCGGATCGCGTAGGCATTGAGTGCCGCCCTAAAGCCGTCGATGATCGCCTGCATATAGGCCACTGGGAAGGAGATACAATCCTTCACGGGCATAAGAATTCAGGCGCGGTCACTCTGGTTGAAAGACGGTCCGGCTACCTGCTCGCAGGCTGTGTGCCGAAGCTGAAAGCCCACTTAGTTACAGATGTCATCATCCGTGAGTTAAGGCCGATCAGAGGGGCCGTACAGACGATGACACTGGACAACGGTTCTGAATTTTCGGACCACCAAACATTTAGCAAAGCGTTGTCGCTGACGTCGTATTTCTGTGACCCTTACCGGTCCAGTCAGCGTGGCTCCAACGAGAATACGAATGGCCTATTGAGGCAATACTTTCCGAAAGGCACTGACTTCGCCAAGGTGTCCAGAAAGGCAACCAGGCAAGCGGTGAACAGACTGAATAACCGACCACGAAAACGGCTGGATTATCGCACACCGGCAGAAGTTTTCTGGGGCGAATACTCAGGAGGCTTGGATACGAGCGGTGCTGCACTTATTACTTGA
- a CDS encoding transglutaminase domain-containing protein — translation MELEHVWVEAWINGKWVGLDPSFKEHTFTEGMDIENEVPLDAEAFLSNVRASATVSEAEGWVQGLDALVVQNELDNYQARVQSFIDGTGSDTTLGDVLGTQQIVPESADVIEEVVLPFNRVRASAVIPNLPESLYYRFRLQIGNTFGGSFGAPVQWAGTAAELNRLTPELVGKSLAISFRPATEADQQTLESYLPDTIETVDDLPTQLPANTINMIGEITVDGEVVATTPSVTLGQSLMVRLGFNAPERSWNFSENNLVAGQYQAVGIDMQGISPTQLTSLQGQLESVKTRLEAENFSGLTKHDLVGGILQSGIQGYLAETYAMDKIAAKASDIVYHRSPSYGTFSTQMNVSYFFGSPRNVLFSGVVMDVDSMSSNTESVDNCYEDWVAFNRSSGMRSSAYEHLIPERLFSTEDEPAEGVSTAKALALAMAQGQRVYTLTQDNASSLSLITIDSAARSEIQSALQQGFEVTVHAQPINVNGWEGSGYAIIDTERGVGAYKISGGASGGVLEGLSTLVSTLLGASSGVLEKFKRTNVGTFIFDGTAKRLQKLAGDATKVGLLALTVDLLNVYKSGANFSDSLGRASVASFSFAITSLLIASLLLSVGPTLGLIAGAAIAFSVTYVTSAFSNRYFNN, via the coding sequence GTGGAGTTGGAACATGTGTGGGTCGAAGCCTGGATTAACGGCAAATGGGTAGGTCTTGACCCCAGTTTCAAAGAACACACCTTCACCGAAGGCATGGATATCGAGAATGAAGTGCCTCTGGACGCGGAAGCATTCCTGAGCAATGTGCGAGCCTCAGCCACCGTGAGCGAGGCAGAAGGCTGGGTTCAGGGTCTGGACGCCCTTGTGGTCCAAAACGAACTCGACAATTATCAGGCTCGGGTTCAATCGTTCATCGACGGGACTGGCAGCGACACCACTCTTGGCGACGTACTGGGAACGCAACAGATTGTTCCCGAGAGTGCCGACGTAATCGAAGAGGTGGTATTGCCCTTCAATCGCGTGCGCGCCAGCGCCGTCATCCCCAATCTTCCGGAATCGCTGTACTATCGATTCCGCCTGCAGATCGGCAACACCTTTGGTGGCAGTTTCGGCGCACCCGTGCAATGGGCAGGCACAGCAGCTGAACTGAATCGCCTGACGCCAGAGCTTGTTGGTAAATCCCTGGCGATCAGCTTCCGACCGGCCACCGAAGCTGACCAGCAAACACTGGAAAGCTATCTCCCCGACACGATCGAAACGGTTGACGATCTGCCGACACAATTGCCAGCCAACACGATCAACATGATCGGCGAGATCACCGTGGATGGCGAAGTGGTTGCAACCACCCCCTCAGTGACTCTGGGCCAGTCCCTGATGGTGCGCTTAGGCTTTAATGCACCCGAACGCAGCTGGAACTTCAGCGAGAACAATCTTGTTGCCGGTCAGTATCAGGCAGTCGGTATCGACATGCAGGGCATCAGCCCAACACAGCTGACGTCATTGCAGGGACAACTGGAAAGCGTAAAAACCAGGCTGGAGGCTGAGAACTTCAGTGGTCTGACCAAGCACGATCTCGTGGGTGGCATTCTTCAGTCCGGCATTCAGGGTTATTTGGCAGAAACCTACGCCATGGACAAGATCGCCGCCAAGGCATCGGACATTGTGTATCACCGAAGCCCCAGCTACGGTACGTTCTCTACCCAGATGAACGTATCCTACTTTTTTGGCTCACCGCGCAATGTTCTGTTCAGTGGCGTGGTCATGGACGTAGACAGCATGTCGTCCAATACGGAATCCGTGGATAACTGCTATGAGGACTGGGTGGCGTTTAACCGCAGTTCAGGCATGCGTTCCAGTGCCTACGAGCACTTAATCCCGGAACGACTTTTCTCGACCGAAGATGAGCCTGCGGAGGGCGTCTCAACCGCCAAGGCGCTTGCGCTCGCCATGGCCCAGGGGCAGCGTGTATACACGCTGACGCAGGATAACGCGTCGAGCCTGAGTTTGATCACTATTGATTCGGCGGCCCGCTCTGAGATTCAGAGTGCACTTCAGCAAGGCTTTGAGGTGACGGTTCATGCTCAGCCGATCAATGTGAATGGCTGGGAGGGGAGTGGTTATGCCATTATTGATACTGAGCGTGGGGTTGGGGCTTATAAGATTAGTGGTGGGGCTAGTGGAGGAGTTTTAGAAGGTCTTTCAACTCTGGTTTCGACGCTATTAGGAGCTAGTTCTGGGGTCTTGGAAAAGTTTAAACGTACCAATGTTGGCACGTTCATTTTTGATGGTACTGCGAAACGATTACAAAAGTTGGCTGGTGACGCAACAAAAGTCGGGCTGCTTGCACTGACGGTTGATCTTCTAAACGTTTATAAAAGCGGTGCAAACTTCAGTGATTCTCTCGGTCGCGCAAGTGTTGCTTCATTTAGCTTTGCGATAACGTCTTTGTTGATTGCCAGTTTACTTTTATCGGTAGGTCCAACTCTGGGATTAATTGCTGGTGCTGCAATTGCGTTTTCAGTAACATATGTGACGAGCGCATTTAGTAATAGATATTTCAATAACTAA